A DNA window from Anaerocolumna sp. AGMB13020 contains the following coding sequences:
- a CDS encoding zinc dependent phospholipase C family protein, which produces MRKKSHISLAGYLLDSMNIDELFQHRKAFYYGSILPDIKPSFLTKRHTIEETFDILTEEIIKITDEFQVHKGINRYFTRHLGVVTHYIADYFTYPHNSIFTGSIKAHCGYEKKLITALKEYVKSEDAVNARAKNFLFATVEEILKFIKEMHAEYLKVAKKVAVDCFYIVELCHKVVDGILQIFEMNLKALTQIEAA; this is translated from the coding sequence ATGAGAAAAAAATCACATATCTCTTTGGCTGGATATTTATTAGACAGTATGAACATCGATGAGCTTTTTCAACATAGGAAAGCATTTTACTACGGCAGTATATTACCGGATATTAAGCCATCTTTTCTTACCAAAAGGCATACCATAGAAGAAACCTTTGATATACTGACAGAAGAAATTATTAAGATAACCGATGAATTTCAAGTACACAAAGGAATTAACAGGTATTTTACAAGACATTTAGGTGTTGTAACCCATTATATAGCGGATTATTTCACTTATCCCCATAACAGTATATTTACTGGAAGTATCAAAGCGCACTGTGGATATGAGAAAAAACTCATAACGGCATTAAAAGAATATGTTAAGAGCGAAGATGCTGTGAATGCCCGGGCAAAGAATTTTCTATTTGCCACGGTGGAAGAAATATTGAAGTTTATTAAGGAAATGCATGCTGAATATTTAAAGGTAGCTAAGAAAGTTGCTGTAGACTGTTTTTACATTGTAGAATTGTGTCATAAAGTAGTAGATGGAATCCTGCAGATTTTTGAAATGAATTTGAAAGCCCTAACTCAGATAGAAGCGGCATAA